In Fusarium oxysporum Fo47 chromosome IX, complete sequence, the following proteins share a genomic window:
- a CDS encoding major facilitator superfamily domain-containing protein, with protein MTESRSSPTEGNIITPANSNDSSNKHHYEMAEEHETTAVFVFTAKEVLSVDFCPQIADFLFQVPRQDPFELRFDLWHQGSIGIFYIGYMIGSMVWAKLVQRWPGHAGKFIAGAVCAWSIIVLLTVKCTNFAGIATIRFFLGLCESIIGPVFVIITSNWWTRPEQAFRTAFWLSGTPVLMPLCTVQGSIATWKIFFLFFGSLSLAFSFVLMYLMPDNQSNARWLDERQKTIAIERVRENQTVTKDSEWKWHQFWEALRDPQTVFFFVTAMGNTMPSTFASQFSSQIVKGFGFTAIQTTLISTCPAAVIQLLTFLVFSYIASKHNNIRLYLSILVSIPPLIGASLLHTLPTTNTAGRLAGYFLTYTHSMSFTLSAGLMASNYAGNTKKSTASGIIFAGWAAGLIAGPQFFLEREAPTYDLAFKMLMGCYALMVVLPILQLIWYKYENARRDKLCDESVANTRPEFTDETDFEKWRTFRYTM; from the exons ATGACTGAGTCGCGCTCTTCCCCCACCGAGGGAAACATCATTACTCCAGCAAACTCGAACGATTCCTCAAACAAACATCATTACGAAATGGCCGAAGAACATGAAACGACTGCAGTCTTTGTATTCACCGCAAAGGAGG TTCTTTCCGTCGACTTCTGTCCCCAAATCGCTGATTTTTTGTTCCAAGTTCCTCGACAAGACCCTTTTGAACTACGCTTCGATCTTTGGCATCAAGGAAGCATTGG TATTTTTTATATTGGCTACATGATTGGCTCAATGGTTTGGGCGAAGCTGGTACAAAGATGGCCCGGACATGCAGGAAAGTTCATCGCGGGCGCTGTTTGCGCCTGGTCTATCATTGTTCTCCTGACTG TCAAATGCACAAACTTCGCTGGTATTGCAACTATTCGGTTTTTCCTTGGCCTATGCGAGAGTATTATTGGACCTGTTTTCGTTATCATTACCAGTAACTGGTGGACGCGCCCCGAGCAAGCTTTCAGAACAGCGTTTTGGCTTAGTGGTACTCCA GTACTGATGCCGTTATGTACAGTCCAAGGTTCGATCGCGACATGGAAGatcttttttctcttcttcggaTCACTCAGCCTCGCCTTCTCTTTCGTGCTCATGTATCTCATGCCAGACAACCAGAGCAACGCCCGATGGCTCGACGAGCGCCAGAAAACGATCGCAATCGAGAGAGTTCGAGAGAATCAGACTGTTACAAAGGATAGTGAGTGGAAGTGGCATCAGTTCTGGGAAGCCCTACGAGATCCACAaacagtcttcttctttgttaCTGCCAT GGGTAATACGATGCCATCAACCTTTGCTAGCCAG TTTTCAAGTCAGATTGTGAAAGGTTTTGGATTTACAGCTATCCAAACCACTCTCATTTCCACTTGCCCTGCTGCAGTCATTCAGCTGTTGACGTTTCTTGTATTCTCGTATATCGCGTCCAAACACAACAACATCCGATTATATCTGTCGATCCTAGTTTCCATTCCACCATTGATTGGGGCTTCCCTTCTGCACACACTTCCGACAACAAATACAGCAGGCCGATTAGCCGGATACTTCTTAACATACAC TCATTCCATGTCTTTCACTCTCAGTGCAGGCCTTATGGCTTCCAATTACGCCGGCAATACCAAGAAGTCAACAGCATCTGGTATCATCTTCGCCGGGTGGGCAGCCGGCCTTATCGCAGGTCCTC AATTCTTCCTAGAAAGAGAAGCACCTACCTACGACCTAGCCTTTAAGATGCTGA TGGGATGCTATGCGCTCATGGTGGTACTACCCATCCTACAGCTTATTTGGTATAAATATGAGAATGCGCGCCGCGATAAGCTTTGCGATGAGTCCGTAGCCAACACTAGGCCAGAGTTCACCGATGAGACAGACTTTGAGAAGTGGCGTACTTTTCGATACACGATGTAA
- a CDS encoding fungal-specific transcription factor domain-containing protein, whose product MPKAYGNSHKRQTRPDTGPRRVRGPYALGGCLTCRRRHVKCDQVKPVCLTCQACGETCDGFSDDLCWVGASSSSKRESPADPSQGSRRHLYTDDLIFWADNRISDWDGYIVWDDLFTLDIENTPWMPSATGYTDRGLLESAPDFQTPTDLGYSRTARISHTESYMSMNTLPLMPSFKDELGAVDWHSTDITFLLRNFNSVVMPRMASVPLAKKFAWGPMHHELAVQTLAEVTFLKKPEVNEAKLANLHSWLMLANGKVQWVTSNQAEARRFQLEAERLVRFRGLSKRNISRRIRLLHHAYTWNRIVGESTYVLHDYGTFQHAISASVGEPATSDGAEANIMANESSSHDTQENTRLDDFLRIGHRFEEVGSHLEGQKDAQAGTEDIHLEDPRTSVEDGFHVIYGIPEQWLSLLSRTTRLANWLDATEIPQRLSNNRLVEILERRAQSLEDAICSFVESRNLSASIDANDPPNVCMFRCLTAALLIFFYRRIRNVHPLVLQVYVDQIIRGLEIFDDSLARHGQAGPGSAWAAFIAGCEAMGESRREKLRQWMDRAFDSYAAILIQYVKGLRDLALHGTLKQAGLPPLTPKPHPQLRHAARGFFCNQAKAKAIESRLMVLPGCYTCKIRKVRCGSPRDGGHATLSACANCERLGLPCQWNKPAEGENYTPPPKRRRTVGNRRRGQDGDASPSPLPQQILQEGSNEPAESIQSADAAEFEPQAFTDLTDLQLDLPEEFDFDAGLGVEPNLFWSGEGVDFIPLPLIESTPMLFQTTADNYLQVEMPPVAQLPCFSPDTDQDPLGQDTDISAFSITGNVDTRRLIQHYLEVMNGYSKVTDHGTNNNNLFIAAFSKSLFFMPLYYAILSFSASHLSLQDPSLAGTACRLENLAEEHFNRAFQDYTAKVEGLLSALFVRVKRVHVMGESVSSFLRLISIATEIIFSKQGREALETPSELSGRIVLRLATLDARASCYRLGGGLLVRRLREIPSLSFIFKFEDNESSSTSAFVHLLRADILRMRVGQLDLRVHEHKGSVELDEVEMLQADIKTLIHRWEQHLSKYTKEGATVSALPAGVYGCYTVLGALHSALLYLHSVYVSNGFLPRYIMEADFS is encoded by the exons ATGCCTAAAGCTTACGGGAATAGCCACAAACGGCAAACAAGACCGGACACTGGGCCGAGACGAGTGCGGGGACCATATGCTCTGGGAGGATGCCTTACCTGTCGACGGCGCCATGTCAAATGCGATCAGGTCAAACCGGTCTGCCTCACATGTCAGGCTTGCGGAGAAACATGTGACGGATTCTCAGACGACTTGTGCTGGGTCGGAGCATCATCGTCTAGCAAGCGTGAATCGCCTGCCGACCCCAGTCAAGGCTCAAGGCGGCATCTCTACACTG ATGATCTGATATTTTGGGCTGACAATAGAATTAGTGATTGGGACGGATACATTGTATGGGACGATCTTTTCAcgctcgatatcgagaaCACCCCTTGGATGCCGTCAGCCACTGGATATACGGATCGGGGATTACTCGAAAGTGCTCCCGACTTCCAAACGCCGACTGACCTCGGATATTCCAGAACGGCACGCATCTCCCACACTGAATCATACATGTCAATGAATACTCTTCCCTTAATGCCCTCTTTCAAAGATGAACTCGGGGCTGTAGATTGGCATTCTACTGACATCACCTTTCTTCTAAGAAATTTCAACTCTGTAGTCATGCCGCGGATGGCCTCAGTTCCTCTGGCGAAGAAGTTTGCGTGGGGGCCGATGCATCACGAACTGGCAGTACAGACTCTGGCTGAGGTCACATTTCTCAAGAAACCAGAGGTAAATGAAGCCAAGCTCGCGAATTT GCACTCATGGCTCATGCT TGCTAATGGAAAAGTTCAGTGGGTGACTTCTAATCAGGCTGAGGCACGGCGATTCCAGCTCGAGGCCGAACGACTTGTGCGGTTTCGTGGGCTTTCAAAGCGGAACATTTCACGGAGAATACGCCTGCTGCATCATGCTTATACATGGAATAGAATCGTCGGCGAGAGTACTTATGTGCTTCACGATTATGGAACTTTTCAGCATGCCATCAGCGCTAGTGTTGGGGAGCCGGCAACATCTGACGGGGCAGAGGCCAATATCATGGCAAACGAGTCTTCCAGCCATGATACACAAGAGAACACACGGTTAGACGACTTTCTCCGAATCGGACACCGTTTTGAAGAAGTTGGTAGCCACCTTGAAGGACAAAAAGATGCCCAAGCCGGGACCGAAGATATCCATCTAGAAGACCCACGTACTAGTGTTGAGGATGGCTTTCATGTCATTTACGGCATACCTGAGCAATGGCTTAGTCTGCTATCACGCACCACACGGCTAGCAAACTGGTTGGATGCTACCGAGATTCCCCAGAGGTTAAGCAACAATCGGCTTGTGGAGATATTGGAACGCCGGGCTCAAAGTCTCGAAGACGCTATCTGCTCTTTTGTTGAGAGTCGAAATCTATCTGCAAGCATCGACGCCAATGACCCGCCAAACGTGTGCATGTTCAGATGCCTTACAGCGGCTCTGCTCATCTTTTTCTACCGGCGCATCCGCAACGTTCATCCTCTCGTGCTTCAAGTCTATGTCGACCAGATAATCCGGGGATTGGAAATATTTGACGATTCGCTAGCACGGCATGGGCAGGCTGGACCTGGCTCTGCATGGGCAGCCTTCATCGCTGGATGCGAGGCAATGGGAGAGTCGAGACGGGAGAAGTTACGGCAGTGGATGGATCGAGCCTTCGACAGTT ATGCTGCTATTCTGATCCAATATGTCAAAGGACTGAGGGATCTTGCGCTGCACGGTACACTAAAACAAGCTGGG TTACCCCCTCTTACTCCAAAACCACATCCGCAATTACGCCATGCCGCCCGAGGATTCTTCTGCAAccaagccaaagccaaagcgATCGAGAGCAG ACTGATGGTTCTACCAGGCTGTTACACGTGTAAAATACGCAAAGTGCGGTGCGGATCTCCCCGTGATGGTGGCCACGCGACGTTGTCAGCGTGTGCAAATTGTGAGAGACTTGGGTTGCCATGTCAATGGAACAAGCCCGCCGAAGGAGAGAATTATACCCCGCCGCCGAAACGTCGAAGAACCGTCGGAAACCGCCGCAGAGGCCAAGATGGCGACGCGTCGCCATCGCCTCTCCCACAACAGATCCTCCAGGAAGGTTCCAACGAGCCTGCTGAATCAATTCAATCAGCCGATGCAGCTGAGTTCGAACCACAGGCTTTCACGGATCTTACAGATCTCCAATTAGATCTGCCTGAGGAGTTTGACTTCGATGCCGGCCTAGGCGTAGAGCCGAATTTATTTTGGTCTGGGGAAGGGGTAGACTTTatccctctccctctcaTAGAATCAACTCCTATGTTGTTCCAAACAACTGCGGATAACTATTTACAAGTGGAGATGCCCCCAGTGGCTCAACTTCCTTGTTTTAGCCCGGACACCGACCAGGATCCACTTGGTCAAGACACTGACATATCCGCGTTTTCGATTACAGGCAACGTCGATACTCGGCGATTGATACAGCATTATCTTGAAGTCATGAATGGCTATTCAAAGGTAACTGATCATGGCACTAACAATAACAATCTCTTCATTGCAGCATTCTCGAAGTCGCTGTTCTTTATGCCGCTCTACTACGCAATCTTATCATTCTCTGCATCTCATCTGTCATTACAGGATCCATCACTTGCTGGTACAGCCTGTCGTCTCGAGAATCTCGCTGAGGAGCATTTCAATCGTGCCTTCCAAGATTATACAGCAAAAGTAGAAGGTCTCCTATCTGCGCTCTTTGTTCGCGTCAAGAGAGTGCACGTTATGGGAGAGAGCGTCAGTTCCTTCTTGAGACTCATATCCATCGCCACCGAGATCATCTTTAGCAAACAAGGACGAGAAGCGTTGGAGACACCCTCGGAATTATCGGGACGGATTGTTCTCCGCCTTGCTACTCTTGATGCTAGGGCTTCGTGTTATAGATTAGGCGGCGGGCTTCTGGTCAGACGATTACGCGAGATTCCTTCGCTCTCCTTCATTTTTAAGTTTGAGGATAATGAATCATCGTCAACGAGTGCATTTGTTCATCTGTTGCGTGCTGACATTCTTCGCATGCGAGTTGGGCAGCTCGACCTGAGGGTTCACGAACATAAGGGCTCAGTCGAACTTGACGAGGTAGAAATGCTACAAGCAGATATAAAGACTCTCATTCATCGGTGGGAGCAGCACCTATCAAAGTATACCAAAGAAGGGGCCACAGTCTCGGCTTTGCCTGCGGGTGTGTACGGCTGTTATACCGTGTTGGGTGCTCTCCACTCAGCTTTACTGTACCTTCACAGTGTTTATGTAAGTAATGGCTTTTTACCCCGATACATAATGGAAGCTGATTTCTCATAG